From the Moorena sp. SIOASIH genome, the window ATATAACTACAGATTATATCATGTGTCGTAATCCCATTGGGAATGGTTCAACACCAGTGATTCGGCGAGAAGTGTTTGAAGCAATTCGATACCGAAACGAGCAGGCTACGGAGGATGCTTATTTTGATACTGAATTACACAATATCGAAGACGTGGAATGTTGGCTGCGCATGGCGATTAAAACTGATTGGCACATGGAAGGTTTGCCAGAGGCGCTAACTTTATATCGTATTCATTCACAAGGGCATTCAGCTAGTATACTCAAGCATATAAACTCTCTAGAAAAGGTGATTGAGAAAACACGTGCCTATGCTCCAGAGGTAATTGCTGAATGTGAAAACCCAGCCCGCGCCTATTATTTACGGTTTGGTGCTCGACGTGCCCTCAGCATCAACGAAGACTTGATGGCAACAGAATTGTTTAATAAGGCTTTAGCAACTTACTGGCGTATTTTGCTAGAGGAACCGCTTCGTACTCTGTTGACCGGGGCTGCTGCTTATTTGCTCCGACTTTTACCTAAAACTCTTTACCAGCAAATGGAAGCTGTGGCGTTAAAAACGACAGGAGCTTCGCAAAAGCGCCGAATTTCTCAGGAGCAAGCTTAGTATTTGATATAGCAGTTCTTATTTGGGTGAGGTACG encodes:
- a CDS encoding glycosyltransferase produces the protein MLAQTYKNFELLLIDDGSPDKSIEICQQINDPRIKIIHQDNQGVSAAINTGIRHAQGEYIAFLDGDDLWVPEKLEKHVLHLETSPHVGVSFSYSALIDETGTPLGIYQIAKTKDITTDYIMCRNPIGNGSTPVIRREVFEAIRYRNEQATEDAYFDTELHNIEDVECWLRMAIKTDWHMEGLPEALTLYRIHSQGHSASILKHINSLEKVIEKTRAYAPEVIAECENPARAYYLRFGARRALSINEDLMATELFNKALATYWRILLEEPLRTLLTGAAAYLLRLLPKTLYQQMEAVALKTTGASQKRRISQEQA